Proteins co-encoded in one Pirellulales bacterium genomic window:
- a CDS encoding AAA family ATPase — MSETADAAIPERPRVIVLAGPNGAGKTTTARAALYEVLRVDEFVNADQIALGLAGFAPDSAALEASGLMLQRLRSLAQRRASFAFETTLASRSLAPWIRGLIVDGYDFHLIFVSLLNAEIAIARVRERVRRGGHGIPEDVIRRRFHRGIRNFFELYMPLAIEWRIVDNSSVKLAPVANGRFEAVESIRSLEMWERFRGSETDEGK, encoded by the coding sequence ATGAGCGAGACCGCCGATGCAGCGATTCCTGAAAGGCCTCGTGTCATCGTTTTGGCCGGCCCTAACGGTGCCGGCAAGACGACCACGGCGCGGGCCGCGCTGTATGAGGTCTTGCGCGTGGACGAGTTCGTGAATGCAGACCAGATAGCCCTCGGCCTGGCAGGATTCGCACCGGATTCGGCGGCGCTGGAAGCAAGCGGCCTGATGCTCCAACGACTACGGTCGCTGGCACAACGACGTGCAAGCTTCGCGTTCGAAACAACGCTTGCAAGTAGGTCACTAGCACCCTGGATACGCGGTCTCATCGTCGACGGATATGACTTCCATCTGATCTTCGTCTCTCTGCTCAACGCAGAAATAGCGATCGCCCGCGTGCGCGAGCGCGTGCGACGAGGCGGCCACGGTATTCCGGAGGATGTGATTCGACGGCGGTTTCACCGCGGAATTCGCAATTTTTTCGAACTTTACATGCCATTGGCAATCGAATGGAGGATTGTCGACAATAGCAGTGTGAAGTTAGCTCCCGTTGCGAACGGGCGCTTCGAGGCCGTCGAATCAATTCGCTCGCTCGAGATGTGGGAACGATTCAGAGGGAGTGAAACCGATGAAGGAAAGTAA